The Saprospiraceae bacterium genomic interval ATGGACCTTTTTCAATTAGAAGCCATTTCAATAACTCATGGATATTTTAGATGATTACTGTTCACATAACTGATAGAGAAGGAAAAGTACATGATATAGAGGCACCGACAGACCTCAATCTTAATATGATGGAGCTCGCTAAAGCCAATGAACTCCCTGTGGCAGGTACCTGTGGGGGTATGGCATTATGTGCGAGTTGTCATATGTATGTCACCAGTGATCATGATCTTCATGAGCCAAGCTATGACGAGATCCTGATGTTGGATCAGGCATTTTTCGTGGAGCAAAATAGTCGCCTAGGATGTCAAATCAAATTATCCGATGATTTGGATGGATTGGCGGTGACTTTGGCACCGGTAGGGGAGTGATTTCAAAGGATTTAGTCAACCAGGCAGCCCGTTGCTTTCCAATATAAACTGCCAATCGAGTTCGTTTCTTACCAATGCATCTATGGTGGCTGGAGGAATGTAATTTTTCCCCACTTACATTGAATGAATAAAAAAGGCGGCCATATGCCGCCTTCCAGATCTTAAGTGACTCCGCTGGGACTCGAACCCAGGGCCCATACATTAAAAGTGTATTGCTCTACCAACTGAGCTACGGAGTCTACTTTTCGTTTAAAGAGCTGCAAATATATAGCTTTTTGTCAATTCTACAATGCTATGATTGACTTAAACCCAAAAAACGAAAAAGCGTGATTTGAGATCCGATAGGATAAAACCATTGAAATAATATTCAATGTACTATCAGCGTATAATTATACCTGTTCTAAAAGGGCAGGTCTTCGTCGAAAGAATTCATACTGGCTGGAGGTGCATCAGGGAAATTGTTGTTGCGATAAGCGGCCGGTGCTGAATTAGATCCTGATCCGGCTCCAGCTCCTCCTGCTTCTCCTGAGGCTACTCTCCAGGCTTTGACATCGGTATACCATTTGCCGTTGTATTCACGACTTTCTACATCAAAGTCAATGGTGAGCACCTCGCCAGGTTCCAATTTCAGGTGATTAAGCTTGTCACCCCAGACGGATACACATACCTTTTTGGGATATTGGCCATCAGTCTCAACGACGATATCTTGTTTTTTCCATTCTCCATTTTTTCCCTGTCCGGTTTGAGCCGGGAGTACCTGGACTAATTTGGCAGTTAATTGCATTTATTAAGATTAATTAGATGTATAAATTGATTAGTTGTTCGAATAATTCTTGTTTGCCACTTTTAATAGCAGGCTCACCTAAGTCGATGGCCAGGGTTCGGAGTTGCTCGAGACCCAGTTTTCCGGATTCAAAGTCTTTGCCATGTCCTGCATCATAGGACTCATACCTTATCTTGCGCAAAGTCTCCATCGGAGAATTGGTCAATAATTGATCAGCGATGACCAGGGCCCTCGCAAAGATATCCATGCCATGGATGTGAGCTATGAATAAGTCTTCTAGATCTGTACTGTTGCGTCTGATCTTGGCATCAAAGTTAATACCGCCACCTTGTAAACCGCCTGCTCGAAGGATGACCAGCATAGCCTCCACAGTCTCATAAAGATTTATGGTAAACTGATCGGTATCCCAGCCGTTTTGATTGTCACCTCGGTTAGCATCAATGCTGCCCAACATGCCGGCATCAGCCGCCGCTTGAAGTTCGTGTTCAAAAGTATGTCCTGCGAGAGTCGCATGATTGACTTCTACATTGAGTTTAAAATCCTTGTCTAGATCATGGGCCCTAAGAAAACCGATCACTGTCTCCGCATCATAGTCATACTGATGTTTGGTGGGCTCCATAGGTTTGGGCTCAATAAAGAAATTACCTTTAAATCCTTTTGCGCGCGCATAGTCCCTGCTGATCTGTAAAAACCTGGCCAGGTGCTCCTTCTCGCGATGCATGTCGGTGTTGATGAGGGACATATATCCTTCACGCCCACCCCAAAACACATAGTTTTCTCCTTCCAGGGCAATAGTAGCATCCAAAGCATTTTTTACCTGAGTGGCGGCATAAGTCAAGACCTGAAAATCAGGATTGGTCGACGCTCCATTCATGTACCTGGGATGAGAAAAAAGATTGGCTGTCCCCCATAGTAATTTCACTCCAGATTCTTTTTGTTTCGATTTGGCATAATCAACGATGGCCTGTAGCCTGCGTTCGGATTCTGCGATGGAATCACCTTCTTCGATCAGATCAAAATCATGAAAACAATAGTAAGGGGCACCAAGCTTGGTGATGAATTCAAAAGCTGCGTCCATCTTATGTTGTGCACAGTTGATGGCATCCGTACCATGGATCCAGGGCATTGGCCTGGTCACCGAGCCGAATGGATCTGCATTGCCATTGCAGAAGCTGTGCCAATAGGCCACCGCAAACTTGAGGTGATCTTCCATGCGTTTGCCTCTGACTACCCGGTTGGGTTCATACCATTTGAATGCGAGCGGATTTTTGGAGGAGGCCCCTTCAAATCCTATCTTTGGAATACCTTTAAAGTACTCCTGATTTCCTAAAGTTATTTTTGTCATCGTACATTATTTGTTTTTTCTTTCAGAGATTATAATTTTAATGTTTGGCGTACCCATATTTTCGTGCGGATTGGAGGGATTGGCCAGGGTGAGTTCTATATGATTTAGTTTTTTTGGCATGAGCGTGGTGTACTCAGCAGGTTTTTCAAAATGAATCTGATCTATTTTTTGGCTAAAAAAAGTTTTGAAATCACCTTTTACATTAAGATGTTTTATAATCAAGGTATTGGATTCACCTTCGAGAGGCAGGTCGAGAAAAACTACATTATTCGGCACCGGGTAGCCTGTCGAGTAAAGGAGTCTGCCATTGAGCCATGCCATAAAGGCGTCATCAGAGCCAAAGGCAAAAATGTAACTCGTTGGTGTGGAAGCCAATATATTCATCAGATAATAATAAGTCTGCATAGGCTCCAGTTTGCGATTGATATACTGGCCTTGCTCCAGGTTATACACTTCGTCCCACAGTTTTCCTTCAGGGCCCCAGGGAGCGCCAGGCACAGCCCAGCTCAATGCACCAATTTGCGAAGCCATATTAAGACCTGTGTAAGGGCCTTGTGTGAAAATATTGCTCGGTATGGCTGCAAATGACTGATCTGCATGTCTAAAGGTCTTGTATTTGCTGAGATCTATCTGTTCGATATGCTCATTGATTTTCAGGTTGAGCACTTTGTCCTTTTCCTGTTGGGTATAGAATAAGGTGATATCATAAGGGATCTCTTTTGGGGCAGAGATATCCCAACTCATGGACACCAGGGAGGGAGCAGTCGCGTAATAATTGGAACCATCTGTACTCCAGCCAAGATTGGCATGAGTATAATTGAGCTCGTATACGTTTTGGGTATTGGTGCTGGTCACCCGGGCTGGTACCATATCAAGATCACCTTCATATTGAATTTTAAAGGAAGTAGATGGATCAAACTGTAAGGGAGCCAGACCTAAGTCAAATGTGTAGGTGGCACCTGATTTTGATATACCCAGCTCTGTGAAGGGTGTCACCATGCCAACGGCTCCTGTCACGATATTATTTAGTCCGTACAGTAATATTTTCCCTTCGTCAGGAGTAGACATTACATGAGCATAGATATTGCCATGGTTATAGGTAAGTCCTCCCCAGGATTTGTCGCCACCCGGCAATGGTCTGGTATCATATATTGCTTCTGCATTGCCAGCATCAATCCAACTGCCAATATATTCAATCACTTGTTTTTCAAAATCTTGGATGGATCCATCTCCTTTAGGTCCAATATTGAGCATATAATTTCCTCCCAGATACACCGTCTTGATCATTTTACCCAAGTGTTCGACTGCTTTAGCTTTGGCATTGCCTATTGGCTGCCATGATCGGTATCCCCAGGTATTGTCATAAATAGAATTGACGGACTGCCATGGGGTCTCATACTTCATATCCCCGTTGACATTGTCGGGTGATACTATAAAATCACCTTGCCCGTTGCCTATCCTTCCTCCGATCATACAATCTGGTTGTAAGCTTTTTACGAGGTCGCGGATTTCTTTACTTTGTTGTAGGGTCAAACTACCCATATCAAACCAAATTTCACTGAGATCGCCATAATTACTACAGAGTTCTCTTACCTGGAGGAGATTGGCTGCATGCAAGGCCGGGGCAATTGTATCTGCATTATGACTCGAGATGGTAGTAGCTCCTTCCTTGGCATTCCAATCTATCAATGAAAAATAAACCCCAAATCCCAATCCCGCTGCATGACAAGCATCTGACATCTCTTTCAGTATATCTCTTTTAAAAGGCGTGCTGGCTATGGAAAAGTCTGATTGCTTAGTATCAAACATATTGAATCCATCATGATGCTTGGCCGTGAAAATCACACTTCTAAATCCGCCCCGCCTGGCCAATTGAGCGATCGAGTCTGCGCTGAACTGCACAGGGTTAAAGTTTAATGCCATTGCCTGGTATTCCGCAGGAGGGATAGCGGCATGAGCCATGATCTGCTCACTATAACCTTTAGTCACCGGCTGTCCCTGGTACATACCTCCAAGCATAGCATATGGACCAAGATGGACCATCATACTGAGTTTTTGATCTTTCCAGTGGCTAGTGGTAGCAGATTCGAAAGTGCTACTAGTACTTTTAATGGATAAGGGATCTTTTTTACAAGATATGCATGCCAGGATAACAGTCAATAATATGGCAAGATTAAGTTTATTCATAATGCTTCGAGAGTATTCAATTTTTGTTTCCATGGTTCATACAATTCTTTTAATTGGATATGATTGATAGGGTCGGGTAATATTTCTTCAATTTTCTGCAGGGATGAAAACGCATTGTCTACAGTATAATACCCACTCCCTATGCCCGCACCGCGAGCTGCTCCGGTGGCCCCATCCGTGTCATAAAACTCCAGGGGCACATTGATCAAGTCACTAAACATCTGCCTGAACACAGGACTCAAAAACATATTGGCTTTGCCGGCTTTGATGGTCTTGGGTTGAAGCCCATTTTCTTTGAGAATATCAGTGCCGTAATGTAAGGCAAAGACGATGCCTTCCTGAACTGCCCTGGATACATGACTTAAACTATGTCGGTTAAAATCAAGATTTAATAATTGGGCCCCAACCATTTTGTTTTTGAGCATCCGTTCTGCGCCATTACCAAAAGGAAACATCGTCAACCCTGCTGAACCCATAGGCGCCATACTGGCGAGGTCATTTAATTTTTCATAAGACATATCCCCGTTGTGGTTCAATAATTTTTTTATCCAGGAGTTGGCTATGCCGGTTCCATTGACACACAATAATACACCGATACTGGGCTGCTCACTGCTATGATTGACATGAGCAAATGCATTGACCCGCGACGCAGGGTCGGTACTTAGATGCTCTTGTATACCGTAGACCACCCCACTGGTGCCTGCGGTAGTCGCTATTTCACCAGGCTTCATTACATTTAGTGAAAAAGCATTGTTAGGTTGGTCACCTGCTCTATAAGTCACTGGTGTTCCTGGTTTCAGTCCCAGCTCTTTGGCCACTTCTGTCATCACAGTACCTTGTACAGAAAAGGTAGGTCTGATAGTCGGAGTCCAAGACAACGGGATATGATATAAATCGAATAATTCTTTAGAGAGGGATTCGTTCTTAAAATCCCAAAACATCCCCTCACTCAGAGAAGAAATCGTAGTGTTGATTTCTCCGGTGAGTTTAAAATTGATAAAATCTCCGGGCAACATAAATGCATGAATCCTGGCTGCGATATCTGGCTCGTTCTCTATGACCCACCTCAATTTGGATGCAGTAAAATTGCCTGGAGAATTAAGTAAGTGACTTAGGCAAAAGGTGCTGCCGATGCTTTCAAATGCTTTATCCCCAATAGACACAGCTCTGCTGTCACACCAGATGATAGAAGGCCTGAGAGTCTGACCAGCTTTGTCTAGCAGCACCAATCCATGCATTTGATAGCTAATACCAATAGCTGCTATGGAACTGCCATCAATCCCGGTCTGGTGAATTAATTTTTTAATAAGAGTTTTGATCTCCAGCCACCATTGATTTGGTTCCTGTTCAGCCCAGCCGGAATGCCTGGCTATCATTCCCATTTCCTGATCAGGTACGGAAGCAGACCCTACCCTTTTCTGAGTATCTGCCTCTATCAGTGAAGCCTTGATAAACGAGCTTCCTAAGTCAATTCCAAGAAAGTACATATTAAGTCCGCAAAAATACTATTATATAACCAACCCTGAGAGCATCGACCCTTCAAAATTGGGTTCAGAGATTCCAGAAAGCTGTCAGAAATCAGTGCAGGATGCATAGAGGTGCCAAAAGCCTTTGTATTTTGGGGCCGTGCAATCTACCTCCGCCCCTCGTGATATCAAGATCATTTTTGCTTTCGCATCTATCTATATCATCTGGGGATCAACTTATCTGGGTATTTACTATGCGATCCAGTCGATACCTCCGTTGATGATGGCTGGTATACGATTTGTGGTCGTCGGGATCATATGGTATCTGATCACGAAGTTGTACTACAAAGAAAGTTTTAACTATCATCTTTGGAGGTTTGGAGCTATCTCCGGTTTTTTATTGTTTTTTATAGGAAATGGTGCTGTGGTATTGGCTGAGCGACACCTCCCTACTGGCCTGGTCTCCATACTTGCAGGTACAGTACCTTTTTGGCTCTTGATCATGGACGCCCGGTCTGGTATGAGTCGATTCAAAAATCCTCTGACCTGGCTGGGGCTCATCATTGGATTTGCAGGGGTATTCATATTGTTTAGTGACAAAATCAATTTCAATAATCATACCCCGGGGCTGACTTCGAGTTTAATAACCATGGTGATTGGGGCGATCTCATGGGCTTTGGGCACCCTGTATTCAAAATATAGTGAAGTAAGGGGTTCTACTTTGGCCAAGGTCTCTGTGCAGGCTTTAACCTCTGGTTTATTTTTATTGATAGGTGCAGCCTATACGGGTGAGTTTAGTGATTTTCACTTCAGCCAGGTTACAGCTGTGTCATGGGGCGCTTTGGCTTACCTGATTTTGTTTGGCTCTATGATGGGATATTTTTCTTATTTATGGTTATTGTCCAAAGTATCAGCGCATGCGGTGGGTACCTACGCTTTTGTCAATCCGATGGTGGCGGTGGCTCTAGGGACTCTGATCGCCGGCGAATTATTTGTGGTGAGAGAGTATATCGCATTAATTGCTATTATCCTGGGGTTGGTGGCCCTGTATTTTAGTAAAAAGTATTAGACGCTTGATCCCAGGGACTGAGGATTACTTTAATTAATTAAGGTTGCCTCTTCAAGATTCCACTACGCAGGTTAATTTAAGATTTCGATTTCGCTGACGAATAACCATGGAGCGGCAGGATTTTCTGGTTGTAAACCTCCTTCATTTTCGATTAATATTTTTATGTACCTGGCTGATTTATTGATCTTAGGAATGGAAAGTGAAAGTAACTGTGAGTTTGTATTTTGAATAGATTCAGGAAAATATTGTTTGAATAATTTAAACGAGCCGTCTGGCTGATCTGAGCCGTAGATTAAAATTGATTTTGGTTGGTAGATCGAAGCAGATGCTTGGTGGATCGTATAGATATTGATGCTCCTGATCTCAAGATCTTTTCCCTGGTCGAAGATGACCTCCAGGTGCTGACCCTGATAGCCTAACCATTTGCCGGACTTCAGATTTTTATCTCCTTTGACGCCATCACAGAGTTGGATTCCACCTTCATTGAGAAACTCAGGACTGGGCGTGGTGAGGAGATCGACCTCATACTTTGCCTTAGAATAGAGCTCATCTTTGACGAATCCAACCCTGCCGTCCGGACTGATCGCTGCAGCTAATAAAGGTGACCCCGAAGTGAGCCGGAGAGGTGAAGTATACAGATTGGTAGATGCAGAGGGCAGCGTATAATTTTGTGAATAATGTATGGTCGCATCCGGATTGTTGGTGGAGAGGTAGATGGTCAGGCTGTCTACAAATGGTTTGCCTTCGGGACTGATAGTCACCTGCGGAATATCCTGGTAAAAACCAATCTCTGCTATGTTTGGGGTAAGTCTAAATTCCGAAAAAATCATCCGTACTTTATTAGTCATGATATAAGGAAAGCGGATCAATCGTTTGTAACCTATGGTAGTGCCTGATACTTTGGTCACCCAACTATCATTTTCATAGACCTCTAGTTGAAATCCGCTGACACGCTGACCAAATTCGATTTGTTCACTTAAGCTTAAGATATTGAACCAAATCGGTTTGGGCCATTCAAAATGCAGATATGGGGTATTATTGGATGCATCAGGAGCCCAATACGTATTCATTTTACCATCTAAGACTCTGGAAGGCGGATGATTAAAATTAAATTCATTGTCACTTACTTCTGCCTGTGAGCCCAGATTTTGAGAAAAAATCTGCTTAAGGCTATAATTAAATACTTTAAGAATAGTAGCATCTTTCTCGGGAATCAACCCATTTTTGTCAGGTGGAATATTGAGCAGCAAAGCACTGTTTTTTCCTATGGAGTTGAAATAGATATCCAATAATTTTTCGGGTGATTTGACTTGCCCATCCTCTGCAGCATGATAGAACCAACCTGGTCTGATGGATACATCGACTTCGGATGGGTACCATTTTAAGGCATATGCCTGGGCGAGTTGATTGATGCTGGCGATCTCTTCTGCAGTCTCTTTGATGGCAGGTTTGATGATATTGTCCTGCGCATCTGTGGGAGTAAGTTGGATGCTGTCTGCTATGGGTATCACGCTCCATTCTGTATCCCTGCCGTACCCGGTCTCCGTACCCACCCAACGAATGTCAGGACCCATCACTGCTATGACAGCTTGAGGTTGTAAGTCTCGTACTATGCTGTAAAAAGATCCCCAATCATAGATTTGCTTTTTACCGTTCGGCCCCTCACCCACAGCCCCATCAAACCAAACCTCCGATATAGGACCATAGTTGGTTAAGAGTTCACGCAACTGGCTTCTGAAATATTCATTGTAGGCATCGGATCCATATCGGGGTTCATGCCGATCCCACGGGGAGAGATAGACACCAAGGGGCATATTTTGTTTGACACAGGCATCGGCTAACTCTTTGATCACATCGCCCTGGCCGTTTTTCCATGGGCTGCTTTTGACACTATGACTGGTAAAAGCACTGGGCCAAAGACAGAATCCATCGTGGTGCTTGGCAGTAATGATCACCTGTCGGAACCCTGCTTCTTTGAGTACCGATACCCACTGTCCTGCATCGAGTTTGGTGGGATTAAAAAGAGCCGGGTCTTCATTGCCATCGCCCCATTCCTTGTCAGTAAATGTATTGATGCCAAAATGCAAGAATGCCGTAAGCTCACGTTGTTGCCAGGACAGTTGTCGAGAAGTCGGCACCACATGGGCTGCTTTTAGGAGGATGGCTTCTTTGGTGTCTGTGGTGGAGATAGATACCAGGTTGGCAAAAGGACTTTGCTCAAAATAGATATTGCAAGAAGGTACCGTGATGAGTAAAATGAGAACGATCCAGGTTTGATATTTTGGCATGTTTGATGTCAAAAATAAGGAATCGTGGGGGAAGACGGGGCGGTATTAAAGTCTCGGCCTTATCCCCACACTTGTCCCAAATCCGGATTCAAGGTACATCCTGCCCGCAGAATTAACTCCAGAGGCCAGTGGAAAAGATCAAAACTGTACAAGCACCAGGGCAAAACCTTACCTGAACATTCTATAAAATATAAATACTTCTATAGCTATAACTAGCGTTTTGGCATTGATATAGCTGAAAAATTAGCAATAAATTAGCTGTAAGTCTTATTGGAGCTTAAGCCTTTTACCTCATCTCTGCATTGAAGGCCTCCAATACTCCTGAACCCGGGCAAAGATCAGCATAGACCATTTCGTTAAGCGGCTTCATCGAGGTATTCAAAATGTCATGCAAAGCATCCCGACCGGTTTCATAGTAAAGTAGACCGGTGACGATTTCATTGACAGCTCGGGAAGTATGGATTTTGGTCATGGCCGAAAGCCTATTGGTGGGATCCCAATCCAGATCCAGTTTGTTGATATTGAGATAAGTACCATCATGGAGCGTGATCCGTTCGGTGGCACCGCTGGCTATGGTCGCTGTGATCTCTTCTGCGGGAGGTACAAAATCCAGATCAGATACAGCATCCATATGTGCCCGTACGTAATCATAGGACTTGGTAGATCCCTTATTATTATTAAAGGTGACACAAGGTGAAATCACATCGATAAAAGCAAACCCTGGATAGGACACAGCTGCTTTGATGAGTGGAATCAATTGCTCTTTATCCCCAGAAAAACTTCTGGCTACAAAACTGGCCCCCAGTTCTAAAGCCAGGCCTGCCATATCGATGGTCTGGAATAAATTGGTTTCACCGGATTTATTCATGCTGCCACGATCTGCGGTGGCAGAATCCTGGCCTTTGGTGAGACCATAACAACCATTGTTCATGACGATATAGACCATATTGAGATTGCGACGCACCGCGTGGACAAACTGGCCCATGCCTATGGATGCAGAATCGCCATCTCCGGACACTCCCAGGTACAGCAGGTCTCTATTGGCCAGGTAAGCTCCGGTAGCCACCGAAGGCATACGACCATGTACAGAGTTGAATCCATGCGAATTGCCCAAAAAATAAGCAGGTGTCTTCGAACTGCAGCCAATCCCTGACAATTTAGCAATACGATGAGGAGGGATAGAAAGCTCGAAAATGCCCTGAGTGATCGCGGCACTGATCGAGTCATGTCCGCAACCGGCGCACAAAGTCGATAAAGCGCCTTCGTAATCTTTTTTGGTA includes:
- a CDS encoding EamA family transporter; translation: MQSTSAPRDIKIIFAFASIYIIWGSTYLGIYYAIQSIPPLMMAGIRFVVVGIIWYLITKLYYKESFNYHLWRFGAISGFLLFFIGNGAVVLAERHLPTGLVSILAGTVPFWLLIMDARSGMSRFKNPLTWLGLIIGFAGVFILFSDKINFNNHTPGLTSSLITMVIGAISWALGTLYSKYSEVRGSTLAKVSVQALTSGLFLLIGAAYTGEFSDFHFSQVTAVSWGALAYLILFGSMMGYFSYLWLLSKVSAHAVGTYAFVNPMVAVALGTLIAGELFVVREYIALIAIILGLVALYFSKKY
- a CDS encoding DUF3127 domain-containing protein — translated: MQLTAKLVQVLPAQTGQGKNGEWKKQDIVVETDGQYPKKVCVSVWGDKLNHLKLEPGEVLTIDFDVESREYNGKWYTDVKAWRVASGEAGGAGAGSGSNSAPAAYRNNNFPDAPPASMNSFDEDLPF
- a CDS encoding carbohydrate kinase, which translates into the protein MYFLGIDLGSSFIKASLIEADTQKRVGSASVPDQEMGMIARHSGWAEQEPNQWWLEIKTLIKKLIHQTGIDGSSIAAIGISYQMHGLVLLDKAGQTLRPSIIWCDSRAVSIGDKAFESIGSTFCLSHLLNSPGNFTASKLRWVIENEPDIAARIHAFMLPGDFINFKLTGEINTTISSLSEGMFWDFKNESLSKELFDLYHIPLSWTPTIRPTFSVQGTVMTEVAKELGLKPGTPVTYRAGDQPNNAFSLNVMKPGEIATTAGTSGVVYGIQEHLSTDPASRVNAFAHVNHSSEQPSIGVLLCVNGTGIANSWIKKLLNHNGDMSYEKLNDLASMAPMGSAGLTMFPFGNGAERMLKNKMVGAQLLNLDFNRHSLSHVSRAVQEGIVFALHYGTDILKENGLQPKTIKAGKANMFLSPVFRQMFSDLINVPLEFYDTDGATGAARGAGIGSGYYTVDNAFSSLQKIEEILPDPINHIQLKELYEPWKQKLNTLEAL
- a CDS encoding 2Fe-2S iron-sulfur cluster binding domain-containing protein produces the protein MITVHITDREGKVHDIEAPTDLNLNMMELAKANELPVAGTCGGMALCASCHMYVTSDHDLHEPSYDEILMLDQAFFVEQNSRLGCQIKLSDDLDGLAVTLAPVGE
- the xylA gene encoding xylose isomerase translates to MTKITLGNQEYFKGIPKIGFEGASSKNPLAFKWYEPNRVVRGKRMEDHLKFAVAYWHSFCNGNADPFGSVTRPMPWIHGTDAINCAQHKMDAAFEFITKLGAPYYCFHDFDLIEEGDSIAESERRLQAIVDYAKSKQKESGVKLLWGTANLFSHPRYMNGASTNPDFQVLTYAATQVKNALDATIALEGENYVFWGGREGYMSLINTDMHREKEHLARFLQISRDYARAKGFKGNFFIEPKPMEPTKHQYDYDAETVIGFLRAHDLDKDFKLNVEVNHATLAGHTFEHELQAAADAGMLGSIDANRGDNQNGWDTDQFTINLYETVEAMLVILRAGGLQGGGINFDAKIRRNSTDLEDLFIAHIHGMDIFARALVIADQLLTNSPMETLRKIRYESYDAGHGKDFESGKLGLEQLRTLAIDLGEPAIKSGKQELFEQLINLYI
- a CDS encoding 2-oxoacid:ferredoxin oxidoreductase subunit beta; its protein translation is MTYIKPAFRHPEAAKNKLGFTKKDYEGALSTLCAGCGHDSISAAITQGIFELSIPPHRIAKLSGIGCSSKTPAYFLGNSHGFNSVHGRMPSVATGAYLANRDLLYLGVSGDGDSASIGMGQFVHAVRRNLNMVYIVMNNGCYGLTKGQDSATADRGSMNKSGETNLFQTIDMAGLALELGASFVARSFSGDKEQLIPLIKAAVSYPGFAFIDVISPCVTFNNNKGSTKSYDYVRAHMDAVSDLDFVPPAEEITATIASGATERITLHDGTYLNINKLDLDWDPTNRLSAMTKIHTSRAVNEIVTGLLYYETGRDALHDILNTSMKPLNEMVYADLCPGSGVLEAFNAEMR
- a CDS encoding alpha-L-fucosidase produces the protein MNKLNLAILLTVILACISCKKDPLSIKSTSSTFESATTSHWKDQKLSMMVHLGPYAMLGGMYQGQPVTKGYSEQIMAHAAIPPAEYQAMALNFNPVQFSADSIAQLARRGGFRSVIFTAKHHDGFNMFDTKQSDFSIASTPFKRDILKEMSDACHAAGLGFGVYFSLIDWNAKEGATTISSHNADTIAPALHAANLLQVRELCSNYGDLSEIWFDMGSLTLQQSKEIRDLVKSLQPDCMIGGRIGNGQGDFIVSPDNVNGDMKYETPWQSVNSIYDNTWGYRSWQPIGNAKAKAVEHLGKMIKTVYLGGNYMLNIGPKGDGSIQDFEKQVIEYIGSWIDAGNAEAIYDTRPLPGGDKSWGGLTYNHGNIYAHVMSTPDEGKILLYGLNNIVTGAVGMVTPFTELGISKSGATYTFDLGLAPLQFDPSTSFKIQYEGDLDMVPARVTSTNTQNVYELNYTHANLGWSTDGSNYYATAPSLVSMSWDISAPKEIPYDITLFYTQQEKDKVLNLKINEHIEQIDLSKYKTFRHADQSFAAIPSNIFTQGPYTGLNMASQIGALSWAVPGAPWGPEGKLWDEVYNLEQGQYINRKLEPMQTYYYLMNILASTPTSYIFAFGSDDAFMAWLNGRLLYSTGYPVPNNVVFLDLPLEGESNTLIIKHLNVKGDFKTFFSQKIDQIHFEKPAEYTTLMPKKLNHIELTLANPSNPHENMGTPNIKIIISERKNK
- a CDS encoding alpha-L-fucosidase, with amino-acid sequence MPKYQTWIVLILLITVPSCNIYFEQSPFANLVSISTTDTKEAILLKAAHVVPTSRQLSWQQRELTAFLHFGINTFTDKEWGDGNEDPALFNPTKLDAGQWVSVLKEAGFRQVIITAKHHDGFCLWPSAFTSHSVKSSPWKNGQGDVIKELADACVKQNMPLGVYLSPWDRHEPRYGSDAYNEYFRSQLRELLTNYGPISEVWFDGAVGEGPNGKKQIYDWGSFYSIVRDLQPQAVIAVMGPDIRWVGTETGYGRDTEWSVIPIADSIQLTPTDAQDNIIKPAIKETAEEIASINQLAQAYALKWYPSEVDVSIRPGWFYHAAEDGQVKSPEKLLDIYFNSIGKNSALLLNIPPDKNGLIPEKDATILKVFNYSLKQIFSQNLGSQAEVSDNEFNFNHPPSRVLDGKMNTYWAPDASNNTPYLHFEWPKPIWFNILSLSEQIEFGQRVSGFQLEVYENDSWVTKVSGTTIGYKRLIRFPYIMTNKVRMIFSEFRLTPNIAEIGFYQDIPQVTISPEGKPFVDSLTIYLSTNNPDATIHYSQNYTLPSASTNLYTSPLRLTSGSPLLAAAISPDGRVGFVKDELYSKAKYEVDLLTTPSPEFLNEGGIQLCDGVKGDKNLKSGKWLGYQGQHLEVIFDQGKDLEIRSINIYTIHQASASIYQPKSILIYGSDQPDGSFKLFKQYFPESIQNTNSQLLSLSIPKINKSARYIKILIENEGGLQPENPAAPWLFVSEIEILN